One window of the Novosphingobium aureum genome contains the following:
- a CDS encoding SDR family NAD(P)-dependent oxidoreductase: MEQLGSQRLAGRVALVTGGLRGIGLACVERFLAEGAEVVLTDLDAPDSELATSTLDRLGQAASYVQANVTSEDDWAAARDAVAERHGKLHILVNNAGIDLTGPVAETSLEGWRRIMSINVDGVFLGVRTFVPLMAESGADVKGGSSIINVSSIMGLVGMSEVSGYNASKGAVRLFTKSIALEFAEKKMPLRANSLHPGFVVTPLLKEGFQRWVDSGVAEKAQDLVDMVSAKTPIGRLADPSELASAVFFLASADSSYMTGAELVVDGGWTAQ, translated from the coding sequence ATGGAACAGCTTGGATCGCAGCGCCTTGCCGGGCGCGTCGCCCTCGTTACCGGTGGCCTTCGCGGGATCGGTCTCGCCTGTGTCGAACGTTTCCTCGCCGAAGGCGCGGAGGTCGTGCTCACCGACCTCGATGCACCCGACAGCGAGCTTGCCACATCGACGCTGGACAGGCTCGGGCAGGCCGCCAGCTACGTCCAGGCCAACGTGACCAGCGAGGACGACTGGGCCGCCGCGCGCGATGCAGTGGCAGAGCGCCACGGCAAGCTGCACATCCTTGTCAACAATGCCGGCATCGACCTCACCGGTCCGGTCGCCGAGACCTCGCTCGAGGGCTGGCGGCGGATCATGAGCATCAACGTCGACGGCGTGTTCCTGGGCGTGCGCACTTTCGTGCCGCTGATGGCCGAGAGCGGCGCAGACGTCAAAGGCGGCTCCTCGATCATCAACGTCAGCTCGATCATGGGCCTCGTGGGCATGAGCGAGGTCTCCGGCTACAATGCGAGCAAGGGCGCGGTGCGCCTGTTCACCAAGTCGATCGCGCTCGAGTTCGCGGAAAAGAAGATGCCGCTGCGCGCCAACTCGCTGCACCCCGGTTTCGTCGTCACGCCGTTGCTCAAGGAAGGCTTCCAGCGCTGGGTAGACAGCGGCGTTGCCGAGAAAGCGCAGGATCTCGTCGACATGGTCTCGGCCAAGACCCCGATCGGGCGCCTTGCCGACCCGAGCGAGCTGGCCAGCGCGGTGTTCTTCCTCGCCAGCGCCG
- a CDS encoding thiolase family protein gives MSDVCIVGIGIHPFGRTDGVSGVDQGVNAVRAALADAGIAWPDVQFAYGSSDSAGNPDTMVDRLGLTGMQFINVRNGCAAGGSALFSAQMAIKSGEFDLGLAVGFDKHPRGAFNALPSEYNLPEWYGDAGYMVTTQFFAAKIMRYMAMFGISRKSLGMVAEKAFRNAVHAPHAWRRSPVALEDILEAPMVSDPYSKFMFCSPAEGGVALILASEKKARELGKPLIRLKAATMRTRPPHSFEVFAPMVDVVENDSGPRGTASRIASADAFRLAGIGPEDIALAQLQDTEAGAEIMHMAENGFCADGEQERWLAEGRTEIGGALPVNTDGGCLACGEPIGASGLRQVYENVVQLRGDAGGRQVPGNPKTAYSHVYGAPGVSAVTILER, from the coding sequence ATGAGCGACGTATGCATCGTCGGTATCGGCATCCATCCCTTCGGGCGCACCGACGGCGTTTCTGGCGTGGACCAGGGGGTCAACGCCGTGCGTGCCGCGCTGGCCGACGCCGGGATCGCCTGGCCCGACGTCCAGTTTGCCTACGGCAGTTCCGATTCCGCGGGCAATCCCGACACCATGGTCGACCGCCTCGGCCTGACCGGCATGCAGTTCATCAACGTGCGCAACGGCTGCGCGGCGGGTGGCTCGGCGCTGTTCAGCGCGCAGATGGCGATCAAGTCGGGCGAGTTCGACCTCGGTCTCGCGGTGGGCTTCGACAAGCACCCGCGCGGCGCGTTCAACGCGCTGCCCAGCGAATACAACCTGCCCGAGTGGTACGGCGATGCCGGCTACATGGTCACCACCCAGTTCTTTGCGGCCAAGATCATGCGCTACATGGCCATGTTCGGCATCTCGCGAAAGTCGCTGGGCATGGTCGCCGAGAAGGCCTTCCGCAACGCGGTCCACGCGCCCCATGCCTGGCGCCGCAGCCCGGTCGCGCTCGAGGACATCCTCGAGGCGCCCATGGTCTCCGACCCTTATTCCAAGTTCATGTTCTGCTCTCCGGCAGAAGGCGGCGTCGCGCTGATCCTCGCCAGCGAGAAGAAGGCGCGCGAACTGGGCAAGCCGCTGATCCGGCTCAAGGCCGCGACGATGCGCACGCGCCCGCCGCACAGCTTCGAGGTCTTCGCGCCGATGGTCGACGTCGTCGAGAATGACAGCGGCCCGCGCGGGACGGCATCGCGGATTGCCTCGGCCGATGCTTTCAGGCTTGCCGGGATCGGTCCCGAGGACATCGCGCTCGCCCAGCTGCAGGATACCGAGGCCGGTGCGGAGATCATGCATATGGCCGAGAACGGCTTTTGCGCCGATGGTGAGCAGGAGCGCTGGCTGGCCGAAGGGCGCACCGAGATCGGTGGCGCGCTTCCGGTCAATACCGATGGCGGCTGCCTTGCCTGCGGCGAGCCGATCGGCGCCTCGGGCCTGAGGCAAGTCTACGAGAACGTCGTGCAGCTGCGCGGGGATGCGGGGGGACGCCAGGTCCCCGGAAATCCGAAGACGGCCTATAGCCACGTCTACGGTGCCCCCGGCGTGTCGGCCGTGACCATTCTGGAACGATAA
- a CDS encoding Zn-ribbon domain-containing OB-fold protein has protein sequence MTERQYRIGSKMHAIAERLFTQDVPPRLVGGRDRQSGRIVFPCPEGESHEPVALSSEGTLWSYTVQRFRPKTPPYAGPEAFEPWIVAYVELPGEVIVEARLVDVAFEDVRIGMKVSFKPAPLDPAAPEGVMIPAYVPAGEAA, from the coding sequence ATGACCGAACGCCAGTATCGGATTGGGAGCAAGATGCACGCGATCGCCGAAAGGCTTTTCACTCAAGATGTTCCGCCGCGCCTCGTCGGCGGCCGTGACCGTCAGTCAGGGCGCATCGTCTTCCCGTGCCCCGAGGGCGAGAGCCACGAGCCGGTGGCGCTGTCGAGCGAGGGCACCTTGTGGTCCTATACCGTGCAGCGCTTCCGTCCCAAGACCCCGCCCTATGCGGGCCCCGAGGCGTTCGAACCCTGGATCGTCGCCTATGTCGAGCTGCCCGGCGAGGTCATCGTCGAGGCGCGTCTCGTCGACGTCGCCTTCGAGGACGTGCGCATCGGCATGAAGGTCAGCTTCAAGCCCGCCCCGCTCGATCCCGCAGCGCCCGAGGGCGTGATGATCCCCGCCTACGTTCCGGCAGGAGAGGCAGCATGA
- a CDS encoding acyl-CoA dehydrogenase family protein yields the protein MDIELSPDDAAFRDMVRAFLRESLPAEVKAGAAATPSVFVEPEIGQAWNAVLNEKGWLGYQWPAEHGGTGWTPLQRYLFEKECASAGAPNLTVLGLKLLAPVLWNFGSDEQKAHYLPRILSGEDYWCQGFSEPGAGSDLASLKTRAVLEGDSYRVNGSKIWTTHAHHANWMFTLVRTNTEVKKQAGISFLLIDLSSPGVSVRPILTNAGDHEVNQVFLEDVIVPAENLVGGEGQGWTIAKFLLENERGGSCHAPKLCYDLDQIEAVSQRESDGRGGKLADDPQWRRRIAKARLQVDALEMIELKIISEIAKGRKPGPQTSLTKLLASNLRQELDLISVDLFGVAGLQLETTRPLYGPDAPQPVHDKGAQIASARYLNSRAWTIFGGTNEIQNTIIAKSVLGL from the coding sequence ATGGACATCGAACTTTCCCCCGACGACGCAGCCTTCCGCGACATGGTCCGCGCCTTCCTGCGCGAGAGCCTGCCTGCCGAAGTGAAGGCCGGCGCTGCTGCGACCCCCTCGGTCTTCGTCGAGCCCGAGATCGGGCAGGCCTGGAACGCGGTCCTCAACGAGAAGGGCTGGCTGGGCTACCAGTGGCCTGCTGAACATGGCGGTACGGGCTGGACCCCGCTCCAGCGCTACCTGTTCGAGAAGGAGTGCGCCTCTGCCGGTGCGCCGAACCTGACCGTGCTCGGCCTCAAGCTGCTCGCACCGGTCCTGTGGAACTTCGGGTCGGACGAGCAGAAGGCGCATTACCTGCCGCGCATCCTGTCGGGCGAGGACTACTGGTGCCAGGGCTTCTCCGAGCCGGGCGCGGGTTCCGACCTCGCCAGCCTCAAGACCCGCGCGGTCCTCGAGGGCGACAGCTACCGGGTCAACGGATCGAAGATCTGGACCACCCATGCCCACCACGCGAACTGGATGTTCACGCTGGTCCGCACCAATACCGAGGTGAAGAAGCAGGCCGGCATTTCGTTCCTGCTGATCGACTTGTCGAGCCCGGGCGTATCGGTGCGCCCGATCCTCACCAATGCCGGTGACCACGAGGTCAACCAGGTGTTCCTCGAGGACGTGATCGTCCCGGCGGAAAACCTCGTCGGCGGCGAGGGGCAGGGCTGGACCATCGCCAAGTTCCTGCTCGAGAACGAGCGCGGCGGTTCGTGCCACGCGCCCAAGCTGTGCTACGATCTCGACCAGATCGAGGCGGTCTCGCAGCGCGAGAGCGACGGGCGTGGCGGCAAGCTGGCCGACGATCCGCAGTGGCGCCGCCGCATCGCCAAGGCACGCCTCCAGGTCGATGCGCTCGAGATGATCGAGCTCAAGATCATCTCCGAGATCGCCAAGGGCCGCAAGCCGGGCCCGCAGACCTCGCTGACCAAGCTGCTCGCCTCGAACCTGCGCCAGGAACTCGACCTGATCTCGGTCGACCTGTTCGGCGTGGCCGGGCTTCAGCTCGAGACGACGCGCCCGCTCTACGGTCCCGACGCGCCGCAGCCGGTGCACGACAAGGGCGCCCAGATCGCCTCGGCGCGCTACCTCAACAGCCGCGCCTGGACCATCTTCGGGGGCACCAACGAGATCCAGAACACGATCATCGCCAAGTCCGTGCTTGGCCTGTGA
- a CDS encoding aromatic ring-hydroxylating oxygenase subunit alpha: MAERDPEIAAKLGEDRSEGISWAELMEQDSRTPPAILTEESYTFRGSDPIPAERYTSEEFAKLEREKMWPYVWQFACREEDIPEEGDYIVYENAGRSFLVSRQDDGSIRAFHNVCLHRGRKLRTEDGHADKFVCPFHGFAWNKDASFDSMPCQWDFPHLKEQNLDLPEAEVGRWAGYVFIREEKGGPTLEEYLAPLPEHFKRWRHEECATVMRVAKEVPANWKVVMEAFMEAWHTIVTHPQLLPFTGDSNAAYWTWGDNVNVNLTPFGVMSPHLEKGPDGERGQQWIVDQFILYNGRSGDNYEDAAKDNPMAITVPEGTSARAALGAAMRKAYTESTGYDHEDATDAELLDALVYNVFPNFAPWGGYMPNIVYNWLPGKTPDTCVMEVRILARIPKGQPIPRGAPLKFLTLEQKWTEAPELGILGDVFEQDMDNLPYVQEGLHASKTGQVNLGNYQEIRIRQFQDTMVKYIEGDLGTKGGAA, translated from the coding sequence ATGGCCGAACGCGACCCCGAAATCGCCGCCAAGCTGGGCGAAGACCGCAGCGAAGGCATCAGCTGGGCCGAACTCATGGAGCAGGACTCGCGCACACCGCCGGCGATCCTGACCGAGGAAAGCTACACCTTCCGCGGGTCCGACCCGATCCCCGCCGAGCGCTACACCAGCGAGGAATTCGCGAAGCTCGAGCGCGAGAAGATGTGGCCCTACGTGTGGCAGTTCGCCTGCCGCGAGGAGGACATCCCCGAGGAAGGCGACTACATCGTCTACGAGAACGCGGGCCGCTCTTTCCTCGTCTCGCGCCAGGATGACGGCTCGATCCGGGCCTTCCACAATGTCTGCCTCCACCGCGGTCGCAAGCTGCGCACCGAGGACGGGCACGCCGACAAGTTCGTGTGCCCCTTCCACGGCTTCGCCTGGAACAAGGACGCGAGCTTCGATTCGATGCCGTGCCAGTGGGACTTCCCGCACCTCAAGGAGCAGAACCTCGACCTGCCCGAGGCCGAGGTCGGTCGCTGGGCGGGCTACGTCTTCATCCGCGAGGAGAAGGGCGGCCCCACCCTCGAGGAATACCTCGCGCCGCTGCCCGAGCACTTCAAGCGCTGGCGTCACGAGGAATGCGCCACCGTGATGCGTGTCGCCAAGGAGGTTCCGGCCAACTGGAAGGTCGTGATGGAGGCCTTCATGGAGGCCTGGCACACCATCGTCACGCACCCGCAGCTGCTGCCCTTCACCGGCGATTCCAATGCCGCCTACTGGACCTGGGGCGACAACGTGAACGTCAACCTCACGCCGTTCGGCGTGATGAGCCCGCACCTCGAGAAGGGCCCCGATGGCGAGCGCGGCCAACAGTGGATCGTCGACCAGTTCATCCTCTACAACGGCCGTTCGGGCGACAACTACGAGGATGCCGCCAAGGACAACCCGATGGCGATCACCGTGCCCGAGGGCACGAGCGCGCGCGCGGCACTGGGTGCGGCGATGCGCAAGGCCTATACCGAAAGCACCGGCTACGACCACGAGGACGCCACTGACGCCGAGCTGCTCGATGCGCTGGTCTACAACGTGTTCCCCAACTTCGCGCCCTGGGGCGGCTACATGCCAAACATCGTCTACAACTGGCTGCCCGGAAAGACCCCGGATACCTGCGTGATGGAAGTGCGCATCCTCGCGCGCATTCCCAAGGGCCAGCCCATCCCGCGCGGCGCGCCGCTCAAGTTCCTGACGCTCGAGCAGAAGTGGACCGAAGCGCCCGAACTGGGCATTCTCGGCGACGTGTTCGAGCAGGACATGGACAACCTGCCTTACGTGCAGGAAGGTCTGCACGCCTCCAAGACGGGGCAGGTCAATCTCGGCAACTACCAGGAAATCCGCATCCGCCAGTTCCAGGACACCATGGTGAAGTACATCGAGGGTGACCTTGGCACGAAGGGTGGCGCGGCGTGA
- a CDS encoding ThuA domain-containing protein produces the protein MSGEGAYGGEVAPPVKEDEHPPRIDCVLVCGGVWHDMDFARLELLKLLAEDQSVRTRVFEDYENIEAIAKADILISYTCDVTPSLPAQEALRDWLRKGGRWYALHGTNSVLRMLEDGSDAGLWDAPRWAPLFMDLLGTQFVSHPPIAPYTVTVADPDHELTRGIEPFDTTDELYHMERHGDLHVLLETECSEEGTGFVEAADAPGTHPVMYIKQHGLGAVLYNTLGHCRGHYDLQPMLDWWPTVDRCAWDLPVFYDLLRRGIGWIKQREKA, from the coding sequence GTGAGCGGAGAAGGTGCTTACGGGGGCGAGGTTGCGCCCCCGGTGAAGGAAGACGAACACCCGCCGCGCATCGATTGCGTTTTGGTCTGCGGCGGGGTGTGGCACGACATGGACTTCGCCCGGCTCGAGCTGCTCAAGCTTCTTGCCGAGGACCAGAGCGTGCGTACCCGCGTGTTCGAGGACTACGAGAACATCGAGGCCATCGCCAAGGCCGACATCCTGATCAGCTACACCTGCGACGTGACGCCTTCGCTTCCGGCGCAGGAAGCGCTGCGCGACTGGTTGCGCAAGGGCGGGCGCTGGTATGCGCTGCACGGTACGAACTCGGTATTGCGCATGCTCGAGGACGGCTCCGACGCCGGGCTATGGGATGCGCCGCGCTGGGCACCGTTGTTCATGGACCTGCTCGGGACGCAGTTCGTCAGCCACCCGCCGATCGCGCCCTACACGGTCACGGTCGCCGATCCCGATCACGAACTGACGCGCGGGATCGAGCCCTTCGACACCACCGACGAGCTCTATCACATGGAGCGCCACGGCGACCTGCACGTCCTGCTCGAGACCGAGTGCAGCGAGGAAGGGACAGGCTTCGTCGAGGCTGCCGATGCGCCGGGTACGCACCCGGTCATGTACATCAAGCAGCACGGGCTCGGCGCGGTGCTCTACAATACGCTCGGGCACTGCCGCGGGCACTATGACCTGCAGCCGATGCTCGACTGGTGGCCCACCGTCGATCGCTGCGCATGGGACCTGCCGGTCTTCTACGATCTGCTGCGCCGTGGCATCGGTTGGATCAAGCAGCGCGAAAAGGCCTGA
- a CDS encoding helix-turn-helix transcriptional regulator — MQLLLQEKVDAVRVTSQDNIRSAAEALNQIALDHGMRAAPAHDIADKRTPVDAEGNILATEVFGWGDDDRVWWRNSRIALDSPLTSACRFEGQPFWANAEGFRTREPNAYLDSIDIANFEQRAMTRAAIAVPVHLPFGQIGAVSFNPLDKEKTDLSAEFLELSDALGLYARTFIATYVQVMGSTQALPPESRLSKREVECLRWAAIGKTDLEISMIMSRSRATVRFHIHNAATKLNAVNRSQTVFKAAQLGYISLHR, encoded by the coding sequence ATGCAATTGCTATTACAAGAAAAGGTCGATGCGGTCCGGGTCACGTCGCAGGACAACATCCGCTCGGCTGCCGAGGCCCTGAACCAGATCGCGCTCGATCACGGGATGCGCGCAGCGCCTGCCCACGACATCGCCGACAAGCGTACTCCGGTCGATGCCGAGGGCAATATCCTCGCGACCGAGGTGTTTGGCTGGGGGGATGACGACCGGGTGTGGTGGCGCAATTCGCGTATTGCGCTCGATTCGCCGCTGACCTCGGCCTGCCGCTTCGAGGGCCAGCCTTTCTGGGCCAATGCCGAGGGTTTCCGCACGCGCGAGCCCAACGCCTACCTCGATTCCATCGACATCGCCAATTTCGAGCAGCGCGCCATGACCCGCGCAGCGATCGCGGTGCCGGTCCACTTGCCTTTCGGCCAGATCGGCGCGGTCAGCTTCAATCCGCTCGACAAGGAGAAGACCGACCTTTCGGCGGAGTTCCTCGAACTTTCCGATGCGCTCGGCCTCTATGCACGCACTTTCATCGCGACGTATGTGCAGGTCATGGGCTCGACCCAGGCGCTGCCGCCTGAATCGCGCCTGTCCAAGCGCGAGGTCGAGTGCCTGCGCTGGGCCGCGATCGGCAAGACCGACCTTGAAATCAGCATGATCATGTCGCGCAGCCGTGCCACGGTGCGCTTCCACATCCACAACGCCGCGACCAAGCTCAACGCGGTCAACCGCAGCCAGACGGTCTTCAAGGCCGCACAGCTGGGTTACATCTCGCTGCACCGCTGA
- a CDS encoding GMC family oxidoreductase, with protein MPDTWDYIIVGGGSAGCVMAERLSADGRSRVLLLEAGGENDSFWVTLPKGVAKLVKKPEHMWAYPVAQPREEGANASGGEVWIRGKGLGGSSSINGMIWSRGEPADYDAWERDAGATGWNGESMTRAFLELEDHAAGPSAMRGSGGLVRVNPACYTYPLAEKMIESGESIGLRRVDDLNGTPGPRVGLFSHNIRKGKRDSSARTYLAAARKRPNMTVKTGVLAQRVVFEGKRASGVETLVDGKSRFFACSGEVIVCAGAMESPLLLQRSGIGRAEKLRAAGIEPLVDLPDVGERMIEHLSLSIPYRLARGKGTNKSFFGLGAVMAMARYLLRHDGIMATGPFEVGAFCNVAHPDGRTDAQFYLGGYTFKVGDDNDPVPLDKIDPKPGVTVYGQLLRLTSESTVHIGGPNAGDAPDIRHNFLTTEHDRKSAIALVRKMREFIAAPPLGPMMGPELVPGLECESDEDILAMFRRLSSCGLHAIGSCRMGSDPEAVVDPRLRVNGVEGLRVADCSIMPGHVTGNTNAPAMAVGLRAAALVLEDRP; from the coding sequence ATGCCTGACACCTGGGATTACATCATTGTCGGCGGTGGATCCGCCGGTTGCGTCATGGCCGAGCGGCTGAGTGCGGACGGACGTTCGCGCGTGCTGCTGCTCGAGGCGGGCGGCGAGAACGACAGCTTCTGGGTGACCTTGCCCAAGGGCGTCGCCAAGCTGGTCAAGAAGCCCGAGCACATGTGGGCCTACCCGGTCGCGCAGCCGCGCGAGGAAGGCGCCAACGCCTCTGGCGGCGAGGTCTGGATCCGCGGCAAGGGCCTGGGCGGCTCGTCCTCGATCAACGGCATGATCTGGAGCCGCGGCGAGCCTGCGGACTACGACGCCTGGGAGCGCGACGCAGGCGCGACCGGCTGGAACGGCGAGAGCATGACGCGCGCCTTTCTCGAACTGGAAGACCATGCCGCAGGTCCGTCGGCCATGCGCGGCAGCGGCGGCCTCGTTCGCGTGAATCCGGCCTGCTATACCTATCCGCTCGCCGAGAAGATGATCGAATCGGGCGAGTCGATCGGGCTCAGGCGCGTCGACGATCTCAACGGCACGCCCGGCCCGCGCGTCGGCCTGTTCAGCCACAACATCCGCAAGGGCAAGCGCGACTCCTCGGCACGCACCTACCTCGCCGCCGCGCGCAAGCGACCCAACATGACGGTTAAGACCGGGGTCCTCGCGCAGCGCGTGGTCTTCGAGGGCAAGCGCGCGAGCGGGGTCGAGACACTGGTCGATGGCAAGTCGCGCTTCTTCGCCTGCTCGGGCGAGGTGATTGTGTGCGCAGGCGCGATGGAAAGCCCGCTCTTGCTGCAAAGGTCGGGCATCGGCCGCGCCGAGAAGCTGCGCGCGGCGGGAATCGAGCCGCTGGTCGACCTGCCCGACGTAGGCGAACGCATGATCGAGCATCTCTCGCTCTCGATCCCCTATCGCCTCGCCCGTGGCAAGGGCACCAACAAGAGCTTCTTCGGCCTCGGCGCGGTCATGGCCATGGCGCGCTACCTGCTGCGCCACGACGGGATCATGGCGACCGGGCCGTTCGAGGTCGGCGCCTTCTGCAACGTCGCGCACCCCGACGGGCGCACCGACGCGCAGTTCTATCTGGGCGGCTACACCTTCAAGGTCGGCGACGACAACGATCCGGTCCCGCTCGACAAGATCGACCCCAAGCCGGGCGTCACCGTCTACGGCCAGCTGCTACGCCTCACCAGCGAGAGCACGGTACATATTGGAGGCCCGAATGCGGGCGATGCGCCCGATATCCGCCACAACTTCCTGACCACCGAGCACGACCGCAAGTCGGCCATCGCGCTGGTGCGCAAGATGCGCGAGTTCATCGCCGCCCCGCCACTGGGGCCGATGATGGGGCCCGAACTTGTCCCCGGTCTGGAATGCGAGAGCGACGAGGACATCCTCGCGATGTTCCGCCGCCTGTCGAGTTGCGGGCTTCACGCGATCGGCTCGTGCCGCATGGGCTCGGACCCTGAGGCCGTCGTCGATCCGCGCCTCAGGGTCAACGGGGTCGAGGGGCTGCGCGTCGCGGACTGCTCGATCATGCCCGGTCACGTCACCGGCAATACCAATGCCCCGGCAATGGCGGTCGGCCTGCGCGCAGCAGCGCTGGTGCTGGAAGATCGTCCCTGA
- a CDS encoding acyl-CoA dehydrogenase family protein — protein sequence MNFDLNEDEEMLKALTERFVTDHYDHDSRRAFLAQPSGFSTKNWELLGELGLIAAPLPEDFGGLDLDATGIATVFEALGRGLVVEPLAEIAVLAGRLFAATAPEALAGEWAEALATGEKRLVLAHAETASRDDRRWVETSAREAEGGYILDGEKPYCVAGGGADGFIVSARLSGAPGEVDGIGLFLVTRDTPGLTVREWHLADGSVTASLTLDGARIDAGQRLSGGFAQLAEAQTFANLARCAEALGIMSRLFDETIDYLRTRDQFGAPLGSFQAIQHRMVAQYAVIEQSRSLLNLALVSWGESGFTKAVEGARAFISEASVTLGHEMIQFHGGMGVTDELAVGGGHKRLLVLSRWPDGPAGALDRYAGLVD from the coding sequence GTGAACTTCGATCTCAACGAAGACGAAGAAATGCTCAAGGCTCTGACCGAGCGCTTCGTCACCGATCATTATGACCACGACAGCCGCCGCGCCTTTCTCGCGCAGCCAAGTGGTTTCTCGACAAAGAACTGGGAGCTTCTGGGCGAGCTGGGTCTTATCGCGGCTCCGTTGCCGGAAGATTTCGGCGGGCTCGATCTCGATGCAACCGGCATTGCCACCGTATTCGAGGCGCTGGGCCGCGGGCTGGTGGTCGAACCGCTCGCCGAGATCGCCGTACTGGCCGGGCGGCTCTTCGCCGCGACCGCGCCCGAAGCGCTGGCGGGCGAATGGGCAGAGGCGCTGGCGACCGGCGAAAAGCGCCTCGTCCTTGCCCATGCCGAGACCGCCTCGCGCGATGACCGTCGCTGGGTAGAGACCAGCGCACGCGAAGCCGAGGGCGGCTATATCCTCGACGGCGAGAAGCCCTATTGCGTGGCCGGTGGCGGCGCCGACGGCTTCATCGTCAGCGCGCGGCTGTCCGGTGCACCGGGCGAAGTCGATGGGATCGGCCTGTTTCTCGTCACGCGCGACACTCCGGGACTTACCGTTAGGGAATGGCACCTGGCCGATGGCAGCGTGACCGCCTCGCTCACGCTCGATGGCGCGCGGATCGATGCCGGCCAGCGCCTTTCGGGCGGCTTCGCGCAACTCGCCGAGGCACAGACCTTCGCCAATCTCGCGCGCTGCGCCGAGGCGCTGGGCATCATGAGCCGCCTGTTCGACGAGACAATCGACTACTTGCGCACCCGCGATCAGTTCGGTGCGCCGCTCGGCTCGTTCCAGGCGATCCAGCACCGCATGGTCGCGCAGTACGCGGTGATCGAACAGAGCCGCAGCCTGCTCAACCTCGCGCTTGTCTCGTGGGGCGAGAGCGGGTTCACCAAGGCGGTCGAGGGCGCACGCGCGTTCATTTCCGAAGCTTCGGTGACGCTCGGCCACGAGATGATCCAGTTCCACGGCGGCATGGGCGTTACCGACGAACTCGCCGTAGGCGGCGGGCACAAGCGCCTGCTCGTACTCTCGCGCTGGCCCGACGGCCCTGCCGGCGCGCTCGACCGATATGCAGGCCTGGTCGACTAG
- a CDS encoding SDR family NAD(P)-dependent oxidoreductase, translating into MKRLEGKVALVTGGTSGIGAGTVERMCAEGATVIFTGSNEAAAKSICDATGAEFVKHNVTDAAAWDGLMAHILEKHGRLDVAFANAGTENGDGSIESITIEGWNNVMGVNLTGVMLTVQHAMRAMAKNPDGPTGSIIVNSSMNAHRAMGNFVAYSVSKSAVVALVKSSAVHAGNQKYAIRVNAVLPGVVETAMIGNLIETSQDPAATRAAYEGLSPMGRMAQVDEVAGMVAWLASDETRFCSGSEFTMDGASTAGMNGV; encoded by the coding sequence GTGAAACGCCTCGAAGGCAAGGTCGCGCTCGTCACCGGGGGAACCTCGGGTATCGGCGCAGGCACCGTCGAACGCATGTGCGCGGAAGGCGCGACGGTGATATTCACCGGCTCGAACGAGGCCGCCGCCAAGTCGATCTGCGATGCCACCGGCGCCGAGTTCGTCAAGCACAACGTCACCGATGCCGCTGCCTGGGACGGCCTCATGGCCCACATCCTCGAAAAGCATGGCAGGCTCGACGTTGCCTTTGCCAATGCCGGCACCGAAAACGGTGACGGTTCGATCGAGAGCATCACGATCGAGGGCTGGAACAACGTCATGGGGGTCAACCTCACCGGCGTCATGCTCACCGTCCAGCACGCGATGCGCGCGATGGCGAAGAACCCGGACGGGCCGACCGGCTCGATCATCGTCAACTCCTCGATGAACGCGCACCGCGCGATGGGCAATTTCGTCGCCTACTCGGTGTCGAAGTCGGCCGTCGTCGCGCTGGTCAAGTCCTCGGCGGTGCACGCGGGCAACCAGAAGTACGCGATCCGCGTCAATGCCGTGCTGCCCGGCGTCGTCGAGACCGCGATGATCGGCAACCTGATCGAGACCTCGCAGGACCCGGCTGCCACCCGCGCCGCCTACGAAGGCCTCTCGCCGATGGGCCGCATGGCGCAGGTTGACGAGGTCGCGGGCATGGTCGCCTGGCTCGCCTCGGACGAGACCCGCTTCTGCTCGGGCAGCGAATTCACCATGGACGGTGCCAGCACCGCCGGCATGAACGGGGTCTGA